A genomic region of Candidatus Brocadiaceae bacterium contains the following coding sequences:
- the trpD gene encoding anthranilate phosphoribosyltransferase: MLQSCLARLVEGTDLSVTEAREAMGAIMSGQATEAQIAGFLVALRMKGETVDEITGCALAMRSAATPIDAGGLDVVDTCGTGGTRKGTLNVSTAAALVSAGAGVPVAKHGNRGASASWGSADVLEALGVDIDAEPAVVERCIREAGIGFLFAPALHKAMRFAIGPRRQLAVRTVFNILGPLTNPSGARRQLLGVFAEELVEPMARVLMNLGAVRAMVVHSRDGMDEISLCAETVVADVCDGAVTMGSLRPEDLGLARARRGDLVVGGVRESVRAIRGVLDGRPGPHRDMVLLNAGAAICVGGRAESVADGMRAAAESVESGAAREALRKLIEVSHQAAS, encoded by the coding sequence ATGCTCCAATCCTGTCTTGCCAGGCTTGTGGAGGGCACGGACCTGTCCGTGACGGAGGCGCGCGAGGCCATGGGCGCCATCATGTCCGGGCAGGCCACGGAAGCGCAGATCGCCGGGTTCCTGGTCGCCCTGCGGATGAAGGGCGAGACGGTGGACGAGATCACCGGATGCGCGCTGGCCATGCGGAGCGCGGCGACGCCCATCGATGCCGGCGGCCTGGACGTGGTGGACACCTGCGGCACGGGCGGCACGCGCAAGGGCACGCTGAACGTCTCGACCGCCGCTGCGCTCGTCTCGGCCGGCGCGGGGGTGCCCGTGGCCAAGCACGGCAACCGAGGGGCCAGCGCCAGTTGGGGCAGCGCGGACGTGCTGGAGGCCCTCGGCGTGGACATCGACGCGGAGCCGGCCGTCGTGGAGCGCTGCATCCGGGAGGCCGGCATCGGCTTCCTGTTCGCGCCGGCCCTGCACAAGGCGATGCGGTTCGCGATCGGGCCGCGCCGGCAGCTTGCCGTGCGCACCGTGTTCAACATCCTGGGCCCGCTGACCAATCCGTCCGGGGCGCGGCGGCAGTTGCTGGGCGTCTTCGCCGAGGAACTCGTCGAACCGATGGCGCGCGTCCTGATGAACCTGGGGGCCGTCCGGGCCATGGTGGTGCACAGCCGGGACGGCATGGATGAGATCAGCCTGTGTGCGGAGACCGTGGTGGCCGATGTCTGCGACGGGGCCGTCACCATGGGCTCCCTGCGGCCGGAGGACCTGGGGCTGGCGCGTGCGCGGCGCGGCGACCTGGTTGTGGGCGGCGTGCGCGAGAGCGTCCGCGCCATCCGCGGCGTGCTGGACGGGCGGCCGGGCCCGCACCGCGACATGGTGCTTCTGAACGCCGGGGCCGCGATCTGTGTGGGTGGTCGGGCCGAGAGCGTGGCCGACGGCATGCGGGCGGCCGCCGAGTCCGTGGAGTCCGGGGCCGCGCGCGAGGCGCTGCGGAAGCTCATCGAGGTCTCGCACCAGGCGGCGTCCTGA
- a CDS encoding LptF/LptG family permease — MKRLQRYVLVNVFKAFVPAFTALVLLMAVGVCLQLLNEGLDVVRVASLVRLVLAYSVPMVLPSAFLTAVILTFGRLAGDNELTAVRAAGIPMFRAVHPVLWAACGLAVLAAYFQFETVPRSQGALRALKYKAFKQILLDKAALSWSRQFSFPPVHIMYDDFRDGVMHNVVVLHAGPRRVEQITTARTATIEDDAVRPERIVFRMNDCVITDFESQKGGMPRSAQATPILYWVKAVTSSEDVLSRRRYFPLMELISDMRLLKAAVAGHPARRDADIESARKDRRRKLRLLQGETADHHTVVESKRKDYDKATLRAHEHRKTEELAEAAILDAGRVLDELQVQMNDCRRELEAAPDVERMMQLQQRQADIVHRITAARESIGDAEARRDQARRDQAQSARTVGQLEREIAILNERSRQLMAGQAEIRRQLRIVEDQDNLRDVEIRIHKRLSQAVSVLTFALLGIPLGVTGGRRNVMVAFGLSFAIVLLVFYPLLILGEVAAEAGKLPIVPAIWGGNVLTLGIGLVLSLKTLSR, encoded by the coding sequence ATGAAGCGGCTTCAACGATACGTCCTGGTCAACGTCTTCAAGGCCTTCGTCCCGGCGTTCACCGCGCTGGTGCTGCTGATGGCCGTGGGCGTCTGCCTGCAGTTGCTGAACGAGGGGCTGGACGTGGTGCGCGTGGCGTCGCTCGTGCGCCTGGTCCTGGCCTACTCGGTGCCGATGGTGCTGCCGTCGGCGTTCCTGACCGCCGTGATCCTGACGTTCGGGCGGCTGGCGGGCGACAACGAACTGACGGCCGTGCGGGCCGCCGGCATCCCCATGTTCCGCGCTGTGCACCCGGTGCTGTGGGCGGCGTGCGGCCTGGCGGTCCTGGCCGCCTACTTCCAGTTCGAGACGGTGCCCAGGTCGCAGGGGGCCCTTCGGGCACTCAAGTACAAGGCATTCAAGCAGATACTGCTGGACAAGGCGGCGCTGAGCTGGTCGCGGCAGTTCTCCTTCCCGCCCGTTCACATCATGTACGACGACTTCCGCGACGGCGTCATGCACAACGTCGTGGTCCTGCACGCGGGGCCCCGCCGGGTCGAGCAGATCACCACCGCCCGCACTGCCACCATCGAGGACGACGCCGTGCGGCCGGAGCGGATCGTCTTCCGGATGAACGACTGCGTTATCACCGACTTCGAGTCGCAGAAGGGCGGCATGCCCCGAAGCGCGCAGGCGACGCCGATCCTCTACTGGGTCAAGGCGGTGACCAGCTCGGAGGACGTGCTCTCCCGGCGGCGCTACTTCCCGCTGATGGAGCTGATCTCCGACATGCGGCTCCTGAAGGCCGCGGTCGCCGGGCACCCGGCCCGACGGGATGCCGACATCGAGTCGGCCCGCAAGGACCGGCGCAGGAAGCTGCGGCTTCTCCAGGGCGAGACGGCGGACCACCATACCGTCGTGGAGTCGAAGCGCAAGGACTACGACAAGGCCACACTCCGCGCCCACGAGCACAGGAAGACCGAGGAGCTTGCCGAAGCGGCCATCCTGGACGCGGGCCGCGTGCTGGACGAACTCCAGGTTCAGATGAACGACTGCCGGCGGGAGCTGGAGGCGGCGCCGGACGTGGAGCGGATGATGCAGCTTCAGCAACGGCAGGCCGACATCGTGCACAGGATCACGGCCGCCAGGGAGAGCATCGGAGACGCCGAGGCCCGGCGCGACCAGGCGCGGCGCGATCAGGCCCAGAGCGCGCGGACCGTCGGGCAGTTGGAGCGGGAGATCGCCATCCTGAACGAGCGCAGCCGGCAGTTGATGGCCGGCCAGGCGGAGATCCGCCGGCAACTGCGGATTGTCGAGGACCAGGACAACCTGCGGGACGTGGAGATCCGCATCCACAAGCGGCTCTCGCAGGCCGTGTCCGTCCTTACCTTCGCGCTGCTGGGCATCCCCCTGGGGGTGACGGGCGGCCGGCGGAACGTCATGGTAGCCTTCGGGCTCAGTTTCGCGATCGTGCTGCTCGTTTTCTACCCGCTGCTGATCCTCGGGGAGGTGGCCGCCGAGGCGGGCAAGCTGCCGATCGTCCCCGCCATCTGGGGCGGCAACGTCCTGACGCTGGGCATCGGTCTGGTTCTGAGTCTCAAGACGCTGAGCCGCTGA
- a CDS encoding histidinol phosphate phosphatase domain-containing protein, which translates to MIDLHTHSIFSDGGLVPAELARRCQALGYRGLVISDHCDQANLEYVVVSLARFCEKVAGAYGEMQILPGCEITHVPPVLIGAMVEAAREAGAEVVLVHGETIVEPVAPGTNRAAIEAGCDVLAHPGLIAPGDAALAAEAGVRLEISGRKGHGLTNGHVARLALRHGALLSFGSDGHEPGDYPDRAQAERILCGAGLSAEEAARVFTDNAEFFPPA; encoded by the coding sequence ATGATCGACCTGCACACGCACAGCATCTTCAGTGACGGGGGGCTCGTCCCGGCCGAACTGGCCCGGCGCTGCCAGGCGCTCGGCTATCGCGGCCTGGTCATCAGCGACCACTGCGACCAGGCCAACCTGGAGTACGTGGTGGTGAGCCTGGCGCGGTTCTGCGAGAAGGTGGCCGGCGCATACGGCGAGATGCAGATCCTGCCCGGCTGCGAGATCACCCACGTGCCGCCCGTTCTGATCGGCGCGATGGTGGAGGCCGCCCGCGAGGCCGGGGCGGAGGTCGTGCTCGTCCACGGAGAGACCATCGTGGAGCCGGTGGCGCCCGGCACGAACCGCGCCGCCATCGAGGCCGGCTGCGACGTGCTGGCCCACCCGGGGCTGATCGCGCCCGGCGACGCGGCCCTGGCCGCCGAGGCCGGCGTCCGCCTGGAGATCAGCGGCCGCAAGGGGCACGGGCTGACCAACGGGCACGTCGCCCGCCTGGCGCTCCGGCACGGCGCACTGCTGAGCTTCGGTTCGGACGGACACGAGCCCGGCGACTACCCCGACCGCGCCCAGGCCGAGCGCATCCTGTGCGGGGCCGGGCTCTCCGCCGAGGAGGCCGCCCGCGTGTTCACCGACAATGCGGAGTTCTTCCCTCCCGCCTGA
- a CDS encoding V-type ATPase subunit yields the protein MARRESPAAWTYVSGLVAAREGRLLTHDAFRQLVAEPEPGALLQRLSGTALEDRVPDAAAVRHLDRIAAETLADCAAELRAVSPSDLATFHVDVQHAFDGLRRFVADRRAEPDRGASGRKAPEADDLWTRVWDDLPADVPEYVRRGVQRVRAVLPTAADRPELLDAVIDAECLDALAREAERRGNDFITGYWRRSRAILGVESLWRARLLEHKPDVQQAVAAELPDAGLAGALTRADLADWPDLLGGAVAGVAPSRLRDLDGATRVRGFVRQAEEGLAEYLRGARSVAFGPERVFAYAIGMHTEVFNLKLVLGGRWAGVAPELLLERLRPGYV from the coding sequence ATGGCGCGGCGTGAATCCCCGGCGGCGTGGACCTACGTGAGCGGCCTGGTGGCCGCCCGCGAGGGCCGGTTGCTCACGCACGACGCCTTCCGGCAACTGGTGGCCGAACCGGAACCGGGCGCCCTCCTGCAACGGCTGAGCGGAACGGCGCTCGAGGACCGCGTCCCGGATGCGGCCGCCGTGCGGCACCTCGACCGGATCGCCGCAGAGACGCTGGCCGACTGCGCCGCCGAGCTGCGCGCCGTGAGCCCGTCGGACCTCGCCACGTTCCACGTCGACGTGCAGCACGCGTTCGACGGACTCCGCCGCTTCGTCGCAGACCGGAGGGCCGAGCCCGACCGAGGGGCCTCCGGACGCAAGGCCCCGGAGGCCGACGACCTCTGGACCCGCGTGTGGGACGACCTGCCCGCCGATGTGCCGGAGTACGTGCGCCGGGGCGTACAGCGCGTCCGCGCCGTCCTGCCGACCGCCGCCGACCGGCCCGAACTCCTGGACGCCGTCATCGACGCCGAGTGCCTGGATGCGCTCGCACGCGAAGCCGAACGGCGCGGGAACGACTTCATCACGGGCTACTGGCGGCGGAGCCGCGCGATCCTCGGGGTCGAGTCGCTCTGGCGGGCACGCCTGCTGGAACACAAGCCGGACGTGCAGCAGGCCGTGGCGGCCGAGCTGCCGGACGCCGGCCTGGCCGGTGCCCTGACGCGGGCGGACCTGGCCGACTGGCCGGACCTGCTGGGCGGTGCCGTGGCGGGCGTGGCGCCCTCCCGCCTGCGCGACCTGGACGGCGCCACGCGCGTGCGCGGGTTCGTGCGGCAGGCCGAGGAGGGCCTCGCCGAGTACCTGCGCGGCGCCCGCTCGGTGGCCTTCGGGCCGGAGCGCGTGTTCGCCTATGCGATCGGCATGCACACGGAAGTGTTCAACCTGAAACTGGTGCTCGGGGGGCGCTGGGCCGGCGTGGCGCCCGAGCTGCTCCTGGAGCGGCTGCGCCCCGGCTACGTCTGA
- a CDS encoding V-type ATP synthase subunit A, producing the protein MAEQAAQESQERAPGRVMRVSGPLVVAEGLSGTKMYELVRIGEARLFGEVIEIRGDAYSIQVYEETEGVGPGEPVFPMGNPLSVELGPGLIESIYDGVQRPLRVLAEKYGDYIVRGADAPALDRKKRWSFVPTVKEGDQVGPGDIIGTVRETPVVEHRVMVPPGVRGRVRSIKACEATVTDPVAVLESDGGEVPVTMMQVWPVRTGRPVARKHPPVVPLVTGQRVLDMLYPVAMGGTACIPGPFGSGKTVVQHQLAKWSNADIIVYLGCGERGNEMTDVLLEFPELHDPRSGEPLMRRTVLVANTSNMPVAAREASVFTGITMAEYFRDMGYNVALMADSTSRWAEAMREVSGRLEEMPGEEGYPAYLAGRIAAFYERVGFVDCQGAPDRQGTLTVIGAVSPPGGDLSEPVVQSTLRVVKVFWSLEASLAAARHFPAISWLRSYSLYQQAIDAWANEHVAPGWEANRKEAMRILQRESELEELVRLVGIDALSMADRLLMEAARMIREDFLHQNAFDDIDTYTSLPKQFRLLALILRYHERARNALEDGADLDSLTELPVIEGIARAKRIAEDELDRFDALMTQVDKEINALTGAGGEPGKPSDDEEGQEE; encoded by the coding sequence ATGGCAGAACAAGCTGCGCAGGAATCGCAGGAGCGAGCGCCCGGCCGCGTGATGCGGGTCTCCGGTCCGCTGGTGGTGGCCGAGGGCCTGTCCGGCACCAAGATGTATGAACTGGTGCGCATCGGCGAGGCCCGGCTGTTCGGCGAGGTCATCGAGATCCGCGGCGATGCCTACTCGATCCAGGTCTACGAAGAGACCGAAGGGGTCGGCCCCGGCGAGCCCGTCTTCCCCATGGGTAACCCGCTGAGCGTCGAACTGGGCCCCGGCCTGATCGAGAGCATCTACGACGGCGTGCAGCGGCCCCTGCGCGTGCTGGCGGAGAAGTACGGCGACTACATCGTGCGCGGCGCCGACGCGCCCGCCCTCGACCGCAAGAAGCGGTGGTCGTTCGTCCCGACCGTGAAGGAAGGTGACCAGGTGGGCCCCGGCGACATCATCGGCACCGTCCGGGAGACGCCCGTCGTCGAGCATCGCGTCATGGTGCCGCCCGGCGTGCGCGGGCGTGTCCGCTCCATCAAGGCCTGCGAGGCGACCGTCACGGACCCCGTCGCCGTGCTCGAGTCCGACGGCGGCGAGGTGCCCGTGACGATGATGCAGGTCTGGCCCGTGCGCACGGGCCGGCCGGTGGCGCGCAAACATCCGCCCGTCGTGCCCCTGGTGACGGGCCAGCGCGTGCTGGACATGCTCTACCCGGTGGCCATGGGCGGCACGGCCTGCATCCCCGGCCCGTTCGGCAGCGGCAAGACGGTGGTGCAGCACCAGTTGGCCAAGTGGTCGAACGCCGACATCATCGTCTACCTCGGCTGCGGCGAACGCGGCAACGAGATGACCGACGTCCTGCTGGAGTTCCCCGAGCTGCACGACCCGCGCAGCGGCGAGCCGCTGATGCGGCGCACCGTCCTGGTGGCCAACACGTCCAACATGCCCGTGGCGGCCCGCGAGGCCTCGGTGTTCACGGGCATCACCATGGCGGAGTACTTCCGCGACATGGGCTACAACGTGGCCCTGATGGCCGACTCGACGTCGCGCTGGGCCGAGGCGATGCGCGAGGTCTCGGGACGGCTCGAGGAGATGCCGGGCGAGGAGGGCTACCCCGCGTACCTGGCCGGCCGGATCGCCGCCTTCTATGAGCGGGTGGGCTTCGTCGACTGCCAGGGCGCGCCGGACCGCCAGGGCACCCTGACCGTCATCGGCGCCGTCTCCCCCCCCGGCGGCGACCTCTCGGAGCCCGTCGTGCAGTCCACGCTCCGCGTCGTCAAGGTCTTCTGGAGCCTCGAAGCCAGCCTGGCCGCGGCGCGCCACTTCCCGGCGATCTCGTGGCTGCGCAGCTACTCGCTCTACCAGCAGGCCATCGACGCATGGGCGAACGAGCACGTCGCCCCCGGTTGGGAAGCGAACCGCAAGGAGGCCATGCGCATCCTCCAGCGCGAGTCCGAGCTGGAGGAACTGGTGCGCCTGGTCGGCATCGACGCGCTCTCCATGGCGGACCGCCTCCTGATGGAGGCGGCACGCATGATCCGCGAGGACTTCCTTCACCAGAACGCCTTCGACGACATCGACACCTACACCAGTCTCCCGAAGCAGTTCCGCCTGCTGGCGCTCATCCTGCGGTATCACGAGCGGGCACGCAACGCCCTGGAGGACGGAGCGGACCTGGACAGCCTGACGGAACTGCCCGTCATCGAAGGCATCGCGCGCGCCAAGCGCATCGCCGAGGACGAGCTGGACAGGTTCGACGCGCTGATGACGCAGGTCGACAAGGAGATCAACGCCCTGACCGGGGCCGGGGGCGAACCGGGCAAACCGTCCGACGATGAGGAAGGCCAGGAGGAGTAG
- a CDS encoding permease gives MAGAMLAVLGGCVGSARGIRLAAGQSAGVLSEKPELFGQMLVLMALPGTQGFYGFIGAIIIALRVNLLAGGVTVAPIVGVALLFVGIALGSVLWRSAVYQGETSAACMNLVARRPEQGGRAIIMPALVETYAVVALLAAILMTLWLTADGLTVTNPLTAG, from the coding sequence ATGGCCGGAGCCATGCTGGCCGTGCTCGGCGGGTGCGTGGGCTCGGCGCGCGGCATCCGGCTGGCCGCCGGCCAGTCGGCGGGCGTGCTCTCGGAGAAGCCGGAGCTGTTCGGCCAGATGCTCGTCCTGATGGCGCTGCCGGGCACGCAGGGCTTCTACGGGTTCATCGGCGCCATCATCATCGCCCTGCGCGTGAACCTGCTGGCCGGCGGCGTGACCGTGGCGCCCATCGTCGGCGTCGCCCTGCTGTTCGTGGGCATCGCGCTCGGGTCGGTCCTGTGGCGCAGCGCCGTCTACCAGGGCGAGACGTCGGCCGCGTGCATGAACCTGGTGGCCCGCCGGCCCGAACAGGGCGGCCGCGCCATCATCATGCCCGCGCTGGTGGAGACCTACGCCGTCGTGGCGCTGCTGGCCGCCATCCTGATGACGCTCTGGCTGACCGCAGACGGGCTGACCGTGACAAACCCCCTGACGGCCGGCTGA
- the lnt gene encoding apolipoprotein N-acyltransferase, with translation MEDPRSGNGRRPERGPSARLRAVWPHLTASAVSGLLLYLSFPPFDLGPAAFVALVPLLVAVGRAPGYVTAAVCGWLALLVAGLGGFAWLASVAVPGWLGLALYVSLYGALAALSIRWMREHLPAAWPATAACAWVALELVRAELGPGFPWLFIGYTQYRATWLVQTAALGGVYAVGFVVFLTNAALAAVAERMSALRRAEGLGPGACRAAILGVAVLGLACVGGAVACRRVEMRQGPRVGVVQQNIPRLMSEIFDPDKTAADYYRERRDEVQLCAQLTARMRERGLDLAVWPESTAPVPLDLPPAAFAIPEERRLHGQTMGYLRELGEDMGCHFLIGAPSYVSREAARSLLYGVSATPQFANSAVFLSPGGQVLDRYDKMRLVPFGEYVPGRALLPFLAALTPIPREITPGRQEVIFTLPDGAGTRFGALVCYEDVFPDLCIEFRRRGAQFLVNLTDEGWYLIAGELRQHLAMAVFRAVETRTTVVRCANTGISCFIDPRGEVYAALKPWTQGTLSAPVRLSDRVTPYVRFGDAFAVACLMLTIAAPGLRLALRREGRTPHCR, from the coding sequence GTGGAGGATCCGCGAAGCGGTAACGGCCGCCGGCCCGAGCGGGGCCCGTCGGCCCGGCTGCGGGCCGTCTGGCCGCACCTGACGGCCTCGGCGGTCTCCGGCCTGCTGCTCTACCTGTCCTTCCCCCCCTTCGATCTCGGTCCGGCGGCGTTCGTGGCGCTCGTGCCCCTGCTGGTGGCCGTCGGCCGGGCGCCCGGGTATGTCACGGCCGCCGTCTGCGGGTGGCTGGCGCTCCTGGTCGCCGGCCTGGGGGGATTCGCCTGGCTGGCCTCCGTGGCGGTGCCGGGCTGGCTGGGGCTGGCCCTGTACGTGAGCCTGTACGGCGCCCTGGCGGCCCTGTCGATCCGGTGGATGCGGGAGCATCTGCCGGCGGCCTGGCCGGCGACGGCGGCCTGCGCCTGGGTGGCGCTGGAACTGGTGCGGGCCGAACTCGGCCCCGGCTTCCCCTGGCTGTTCATCGGCTACACGCAGTACCGGGCGACGTGGCTGGTGCAGACGGCGGCGCTTGGAGGGGTCTATGCGGTGGGGTTCGTCGTGTTCCTGACGAACGCCGCCCTGGCGGCCGTTGCGGAGCGCATGTCCGCCCTGCGGCGGGCCGAAGGCCTGGGCCCGGGCGCATGCCGGGCGGCCATCCTCGGCGTGGCCGTGCTGGGTCTCGCCTGCGTCGGCGGTGCGGTCGCGTGCCGTCGCGTGGAGATGCGGCAGGGGCCGAGGGTGGGCGTCGTGCAGCAGAACATCCCCCGCCTGATGTCCGAGATCTTCGACCCGGACAAGACGGCGGCCGACTACTACCGCGAGCGCCGGGACGAGGTGCAGTTGTGTGCGCAACTGACGGCGCGCATGCGCGAGCGCGGCCTGGACCTGGCCGTCTGGCCGGAGAGCACCGCGCCCGTTCCGCTGGACCTGCCGCCGGCCGCCTTCGCCATCCCGGAGGAACGCCGGCTCCACGGGCAGACGATGGGCTATCTGCGCGAACTGGGCGAGGACATGGGCTGCCACTTCCTGATCGGGGCGCCCTCCTACGTCTCCCGCGAGGCCGCCCGGTCGTTGCTCTACGGCGTGAGCGCCACGCCGCAGTTCGCCAACTCGGCGGTCTTCCTCTCCCCGGGCGGGCAGGTGCTGGACCGGTACGACAAGATGCGGCTCGTCCCGTTCGGCGAGTACGTGCCCGGCCGCGCCCTCCTGCCGTTCCTGGCGGCGCTCACGCCCATCCCCCGCGAGATCACGCCGGGCCGCCAGGAGGTGATCTTCACGCTGCCGGACGGGGCGGGGACGCGGTTCGGCGCGCTGGTCTGCTACGAGGACGTCTTCCCCGATCTCTGCATCGAGTTCCGCCGGCGCGGGGCGCAGTTCCTCGTCAACCTGACCGACGAGGGCTGGTACCTGATCGCCGGCGAACTCCGCCAGCACCTGGCCATGGCCGTGTTCCGGGCCGTCGAGACGCGCACGACCGTCGTGCGGTGCGCGAACACCGGCATCTCCTGCTTCATCGACCCGAGGGGCGAGGTCTACGCCGCCCTGAAGCCGTGGACGCAGGGGACGCTGAGCGCGCCCGTGCGGCTGTCCGACCGGGTGACGCCGTACGTGCGGTTCGGGGACGCCTTCGCCGTCGCCTGTCTCATGCTGACGATCGCGGCTCCCGGTCTGCGGCTCGCCCTCAGGCGGGAGGGAAGAACTCCGCATTGTCGGTGA
- a CDS encoding V-type ATP synthase subunit B yields MSKEYLTVKELVGPLLLAEQVEGVTYGELVEIRLSDGQTRRGSVLDINEDKALIQVFEGTSGIKTDQTRVRFLGRGQELGVSMEMLGRVFDGAGRPIDGGPEIIPEKRLNINGSPLNPFTRDYPNEFIQTGVSAIDGLNTLVRGQKLPIFSASGLPHARLAAQIARQARVRKSGQKFAVVFAAMGITFEESNYFISDFQRTGAIERAVLFVNLADDPTIERISVVRMALTAAEYLAFEHDLHILVILIDMTNYCEALREVSAARREVPGRRGYPGYLYTDLATIYERAGRIRGKGGSITQLPILTMPEDDKTHPIPDLTGYITEGQIILNRPLHGAGIYPPIDVMPSLSRLKDKGIGEGKTRADHADVMNQLYSAYARGKNAQELAVVLGESALSAMDVRYVRFAEAFEEQYIQQGEDEDRSIERTLEIGWNLLSMLPRAELKRVHDEFIDQHYTESRPSHAVRTE; encoded by the coding sequence GTGTCCAAGGAATACCTGACGGTCAAGGAACTCGTCGGCCCGCTGCTGCTGGCGGAGCAGGTCGAGGGCGTGACGTACGGAGAACTCGTGGAGATCCGGCTCTCCGACGGCCAGACGCGCCGCGGCAGCGTGCTGGACATCAATGAAGACAAGGCGCTCATCCAGGTCTTCGAGGGCACATCCGGCATCAAGACGGACCAGACGCGCGTCCGTTTCCTCGGGCGCGGCCAGGAGCTGGGCGTCTCGATGGAGATGCTCGGGCGCGTCTTCGACGGGGCCGGACGGCCCATCGACGGCGGGCCGGAGATCATCCCGGAGAAGCGGCTCAACATCAACGGCAGCCCGCTGAACCCCTTCACGCGCGACTACCCGAACGAGTTCATCCAGACCGGCGTGTCGGCCATCGACGGCCTCAACACGCTGGTGCGCGGCCAGAAGCTGCCCATCTTCTCCGCATCCGGTCTGCCGCACGCACGGCTGGCCGCGCAGATCGCCCGCCAGGCGAGGGTGCGCAAGTCCGGCCAGAAGTTCGCCGTCGTCTTCGCCGCCATGGGCATCACGTTCGAGGAGTCCAACTACTTCATCAGCGATTTCCAGCGCACGGGCGCGATCGAACGCGCCGTCCTGTTCGTCAACCTGGCCGACGACCCGACCATCGAGCGCATCAGCGTCGTGCGCATGGCGCTGACCGCCGCCGAGTACCTCGCCTTCGAGCATGACCTGCACATCCTGGTCATCCTCATCGACATGACCAACTACTGCGAGGCCCTGCGCGAGGTCTCCGCCGCGCGGCGCGAAGTGCCGGGCCGGCGGGGCTACCCGGGCTACCTCTACACCGACCTGGCCACCATCTACGAGCGGGCCGGCCGCATCCGCGGCAAGGGGGGGTCCATCACCCAGTTGCCGATCCTCACCATGCCCGAGGACGACAAGACGCACCCGATCCCGGACCTGACCGGCTACATCACCGAGGGCCAGATCATCCTGAACCGGCCCCTCCACGGCGCCGGCATCTACCCCCCGATCGACGTGATGCCGTCGCTCTCGCGCCTGAAGGACAAGGGCATCGGCGAAGGCAAGACCCGCGCCGACCACGCCGACGTCATGAACCAGCTCTACAGCGCCTACGCGCGCGGCAAGAACGCGCAGGAGCTGGCCGTCGTACTCGGCGAATCGGCCCTCAGTGCGATGGACGTGCGCTACGTGCGCTTCGCGGAGGCATTCGAGGAGCAGTACATCCAGCAGGGGGAGGACGAAGACCGCAGCATCGAGCGCACCCTCGAGATCGGCTGGAACCTGCTCAGCATGCTGCCGCGCGCCGAACTGAAACGCGTCCACGACGAGTTCATCGACCAGCACTACACCGAGTCGCGGCCGAGCCACGCCGTGCGGACCGAATGA
- a CDS encoding V-type ATP synthase subunit D, with amino-acid sequence MAQQMNVTATRMALLQVRSRLATATRGHGLLKDKLDGMMKEFLGLLDRYKTARRAFDAEFPEVLKGFVLAGLCSAPGAVEAALEQSRSEIGLTVTTRNITGVNVPVIEPRIQSAGGYSLLQTAVEFDEAVEGLRHFVPRIIELAEMEHAVWLLIAEIERTRRRVNALEYVMIPQLREAMRTIRSKLEELERGNTVRLMKIKEMRAARQREELPARHAGVG; translated from the coding sequence ATGGCACAGCAGATGAACGTGACGGCCACCCGGATGGCGCTGCTGCAGGTGCGCTCGCGCCTGGCCACGGCCACGCGCGGACACGGCCTGCTGAAGGACAAGCTTGACGGCATGATGAAGGAGTTCCTCGGCCTCCTGGACCGCTACAAAACGGCCCGTCGGGCCTTCGATGCGGAGTTTCCCGAAGTGCTCAAGGGCTTCGTGCTGGCAGGGCTGTGCAGCGCCCCCGGCGCCGTCGAGGCCGCGCTGGAGCAGAGCCGCAGCGAGATCGGCCTGACGGTGACCACGCGCAACATCACGGGCGTGAACGTGCCGGTCATCGAACCCCGCATCCAGTCCGCCGGCGGCTACAGCCTCCTGCAGACGGCCGTGGAGTTCGACGAAGCCGTCGAGGGGCTCCGGCACTTCGTGCCCCGCATCATCGAACTGGCCGAGATGGAGCACGCCGTCTGGCTGCTCATCGCCGAGATCGAGCGCACGCGCCGACGCGTCAACGCGCTCGAATACGTCATGATCCCGCAACTGCGCGAAGCCATGCGCACCATCCGCAGCAAGCTGGAGGAACTGGAGCGCGGCAACACGGTGCGCCTGATGAAGATCAAGGAGATGCGCGCCGCCCGCCAGCGAGAGGAACTCCCCGCCCGGCACGCCGGGGTCGGGTAG